The following proteins are co-located in the Acidobacteriota bacterium genome:
- a CDS encoding aminotransferase class V-fold PLP-dependent enzyme gives MSSIHEDSSAATAALHSQAFSPEEIAQLRSQTPGCEGRIHLNNAGAGLMSQPVLDTVREHLELEARVGGYEAADLRRRELDQAYEAVARLLGTRRRNVAMVENTTAGFALALSAFDFQPGDVILLSRDDYTSNQIQFLSLGQRLGVRMVRIPDAPEGGLDPAAAGRLMEEHRPRLVTVSHVPTQSGLVQPVEELGRRCREHGVPLLVDACQSIGQLPVDVEALGCDFLCASTRKFLRGPRGMGFLYVSDRALEAGRAPLYPDLHGAQWTREDGLQLASDARRFENWEFSYALILGTGVAAAQAVELGLERLAARIGGLAEGLRQRLQELDLEGQSNGKGLRVLDRGPRLCGIVTVELPGQNPGIVEELRRQGLNTSASLASSARLDFQDKGVEWALRLSPHAYNTEDELDRAVEILARALRS, from the coding sequence ATGAGCTCGATCCACGAGGATTCATCGGCAGCCACAGCAGCGCTCCATTCCCAAGCCTTCAGCCCCGAGGAGATCGCCCAGCTGCGCTCCCAGACCCCGGGCTGCGAAGGGCGCATCCACCTCAACAACGCCGGTGCCGGGCTGATGTCGCAGCCCGTGCTGGACACGGTGCGGGAGCATTTGGAGCTCGAGGCCCGGGTGGGAGGCTACGAGGCCGCCGATCTGCGCCGGCGGGAGCTGGACCAGGCCTACGAAGCGGTGGCGCGGCTCTTGGGTACCCGGCGGCGCAATGTCGCCATGGTGGAGAACACCACCGCCGGCTTCGCCCTGGCCCTCTCCGCCTTCGACTTCCAGCCCGGCGACGTGATCCTGCTGAGCCGCGACGACTACACCTCCAACCAGATTCAATTCCTCTCCCTCGGCCAACGCCTCGGCGTGCGCATGGTGCGGATCCCCGACGCCCCCGAAGGCGGTCTCGATCCGGCGGCGGCGGGGCGGCTGATGGAAGAGCACCGGCCGCGGCTGGTCACCGTCAGCCATGTACCCACCCAGAGCGGCCTGGTGCAGCCGGTAGAGGAGCTGGGGCGACGATGCCGAGAGCACGGAGTGCCGCTGCTGGTGGACGCCTGCCAAAGCATCGGCCAGCTGCCGGTGGACGTAGAGGCTCTGGGTTGCGACTTCCTCTGCGCCTCGACGCGCAAATTCCTCCGCGGCCCCCGGGGCATGGGCTTTCTCTACGTCTCCGATCGCGCCCTGGAAGCCGGCCGCGCGCCCCTCTATCCGGACCTCCACGGCGCCCAGTGGACCCGGGAGGACGGCCTACAGCTGGCAAGCGACGCCCGCCGGTTCGAGAATTGGGAGTTTTCCTACGCGTTGATCCTGGGCACCGGCGTCGCCGCCGCTCAAGCGGTGGAGCTGGGCCTGGAGCGCCTCGCCGCCCGCATCGGCGGCCTTGCCGAGGGCCTGCGCCAGCGGCTCCAGGAGCTGGACCTTGAAGGCCAGAGCAACGGCAAAGGACTGCGGGTCCTGGACCGCGGTCCCCGGCTGTGCGGCATCGTCACCGTCGAGCTCCCCGGCCAGAACCCTGGGATCGTCGAAGAACTCCGCCGCCAGGGTCTCAACACCTCCGCCAGCCTCGCCTCCTCCGCCCGCCTGGACTTCCAGGACAAGGGCGTCGAGTGGGCCCTGCGCCTCTCCCCCCACGCCTACAACACCGAGGACGAGCTGGACCGCGCGGTGGAGATCCTCGCCCGGGCCCTCCGGAGCTAG